ATCATATATCTCTCTTAATGTAGAATACAACAATTCAGGCAAGTATTCGCAAAAACTAAATACAACGACAcaaatctaacttgaaagagGAAAAGATTTATGTCATCCAAAATTTCAAGGTTGGATCAGCATTAGTAAATTATTGGCTCATTCCaaatgattataaaatcaatttcctcactacaaaaataattcatcaaGAAGAAGCAGAATGCAACATTCTTTTACACAAGtttcattttattgattacACTATCATTATCGAGAGATGTAATGATAATATGATTCTAACAAGTATCAACCAAACTTCATCATCCaaagatataagaaataaGGGAGAAAACATCTTtctaattttagttaattaaaattaacgtGGACTACAAATGTCATCTGCAAACTCACGGCTATGAgctcaaaagaagatatacaggctaaatatggaaaaacaacaaaaattaagtttgagttGCTGCTAGAAAGGTAACTACCTAACTAAATAAACACACATGCACATAAAGTTCATTaaacaattattatatatttttaatattgatttcataaattatttatatgtgcaaaaaaaaaaaaggtctaACAAAGTTAAAGTCAAATTATAGGATGTTTTAGCAAAACAATTAGATACAACTGAAATTACAAATGCTAATGAACAACGGATTTTCATTCTGACAGCAACtacaataaagaaatttataggTGATCTCCTTCAACACAATTTTGACATCTATGCATACTCCTTCATTccaatgtatttatttattaaattataatgttATCAAACAATAAGACAATATACACTTTTTCAATTGACTGCTAGCCGAGTCCATATCAATTTAGACATAGTTGAAGCTAAATTATTGCGCATAAGGTAAAACATGttaaaatgatttattttatattgtttactataaaactctatttttctaaccaaattctttttttatcatcaATATTAGACACAAAAAAGACTTTAAAATCTTGTCAATACATACTGCGGACGAGGAATCATTAGAGCATAAAATGTCTAGAAGTAGAACAACCATAGAGCAAATAAAGCAAACCATAAGGGAATATGAGACTCAGGTAAttcaaaaatctaaaaactatgtctaactaaaatattattttgtagCATTATACCTTCTCACTAACTATGGGAAAAACATTCACTATCAAGGCGAGAATAAGGCGTATCAATAATACTTTTAGCTGGTACTACTTAGCTTATGACATTTGTAGAAAGAAATTGGAAAACAAAGATTCCAATTACTAGTGCGATGATTGCTTCAGAAAACTAAAGATCCCAACTCCAAGTTATGTATATCTCAATATATTCCAAAAGAATATCATAACTCACATATTAACAACTATTTTTCTAATCATCTACAAGTATACATTACAAAGTGAAGTTAAAGACTCCACATGAGTTGCATCTTTAGTCCTTTTTTATAAAGAAGGCTAAAATTTATTGGGAGTTCCAGCAATGATTTTCCTAAACAAACAAGACCAACAACCATTTGAACTTCTACCATTATTCAAGAAAACGGAAGCCAAATAATTTGTGtttcaaattatattaaatgattacAATCTTAAAGAAAGTTGGAAAAACTATACAGTTACAGTCGTTTTTGTTCCTGATGACCAACTAGAAAAGCAACAACCTGCAAAAAAGTAATCAGGTAATCGGAATTACTTTATTGCATACAtctatttaatattacatACAAACTCAATAATACTGtcttattaaaaattgtagcaaacaaaaatactaaaaataagcCAGTGGAAGAATCTACCACATATTTGCAACAGAAACCAATTACAGAAAATACAGTTGATGCATCGTCCCAAATGCAAAACAAGAAACAACGGCTTCACTGATCAAGACCAATGGTGTTTAGTGATTGGTGGAACTCTTTTTAGCTTTGTTGGTTGTCACTTTTTTTGATTTCGTTTGTAATTCTATGTTTTACTATTGTTATGTTTACTAGAATTTTATGATTCCTTAAAGGATTAAGTTTGATTGCTTTATTCATCAACtcttctaattatataaaatcaattttgcactctatataaattaataaatttgtagGTTTCACTTGAAAAAGGTATCACTTATCATTTAcacttttaattcttttgttactcacaaagaaataaaattagaaagcatgcaaaatatctaaaaaatcttataaactaatactattttacttaattatagtgttcaaattaaaaattaaatagattacATTCCTTAAATAGTTGGTACacaaattttatcttatttaataacaaatttaaatatattaattcttatttatttcttttcatattattatgaattacatgcttagatttattttaaaaattcaatctttttaagaattttaaacacatatttatttatgtataatgTGTCAGTTAATGGTTGGCCCATTATCTCATTTTAATGGttgttttttataaaataactaaaaaacaactaaagaaaaataaaaaaaaataatcataccattttttttaaaaaaaatataaaactaatatttcTATAAGAAATTGAAGCAAAAAGACTAATTAAGTATGTATAGCCTCTTTACATCTCCTGCACGCAAGTTTAATTTCCTTTCACCGTACTATGGAAGATCATCTTCCTCTCCTAATTTAGCTAcaaattaacttatttatagataatatttttgcataaataatttacttttttatttttttaatagttatttacttattattatCTACTACTTGCTGCTttctgaaaaatattatttttttcataaaactttaaaatatataaacctCATTATAATTTGGTTTATAACATagtaaaaattagattttctttttcaatgaCATTCCGTTGACCGGCACTCACAACTGGTGGCGGGCTGAGAATTCCAAATGTAATTACTAGTAGTtgacatataatattatattttcatgatttaattatctaatagaGCCTAAAGAAATGTTGAATATATTTGGGGACACATTCCTTATaacttttcttcttataaAAAGTGATACCACATTACTTCTAAACATTAGGAACAAGAATCAATAAACCTCAATAGAGAGTCAATAAATCTCAGACAAAATTAACacaatttaaattctaatggaatcatattaaataaaaaataaattaagaaaaagagaaaaaaaaacccatgagggtaaatttatcaatttatgcATATGTGTcccaaaaaaaacaaaacaaaaacaaagttgTCTAAATCAGacaaaagaccaaagaatATTAAAGATGTTGAAAAGTTTACAGTTGATAAGCACATATAATATAACTAACTAATTTACCTGAAATACATCTGACAATAACTGATACATTCAATTACACAATGTTTCTTCCTCAACTTTCTATTTTcactcatatttatatatttgtttaatgtcaaactaaattggaaaaaaatacatttactggattaagaattaataatagGATGGAATTATTCGAATGAGTAGTGagaatttttaatgaaatttaaatatcgaatattttatttgtatttttagtaaattaattataaatttttagaaattaggTTTAATTGTTggattaatttgttattatttataaataagaagaaaGGGGAAAGGCACGTTGCGGAAGCAAAAGGGAAGCTGACAGCCCAAACGTGTTAGGTTAGACGGTGGATGGAGAAGGTCTCGCTTCACCcttcatctttattttattatttatcttttttttttttcttgatttcattatttaatatttgaagataatttagaaaataatacaatttatcaaaaataaaaattatagaaaataaattaaaaaaataaaactgtcATTACCAGGCAGGCAGGCAGCCCTCCCTTATTTTCTCTTCTATCTGTTCCTCGTTTCTCACttactttcctttttctctttctctcatCAACACGAACAAACGCCCACCTGCTCTCCAAAACcgtttccttttcttttctttttttatccttttctttcctttaacAAAccaagattttttttcttttttgttttgatctATCTGAtaaatttctagttttcagtttttatagtttttttttttcttacagtttctattttcatcttgatttttttttttaaataatttctgGTCAATGTAGTTTCATTTTTCCGTCTTTCagattagggttttgattcTGTTGGTAACCTAATTGATCATTTCTAGGTTTCTTTTTCCCCTTCCAAACCATTCATATGATTAATCATAAAGATCTCTTTTTGTTGattagaaaggaaaaaagaataagaaaaggctcaattttttaaaagttctTATCTTCAATTTTGTCTCTTTGGTTttgtctttttaattttgtggATTAAGTGAATTGTTAAAAAGTTAAGTTCTTTCTCATTATTTAGGAGGAAATAGGAAGACCCGTGTACAGCTCAATTTCGTAAATCTGTTAGTTTTTTGGTGGGGGGATGAATGTTTGGTTGGATGGGGGATTTTGCATAAGGAAAAGGTGATTAGGGCGCAAATCTAAGtctatttagtaatatttagGTTCTGGGCTGTATTCCTTAACAATGGAGAAATCGAAGCTTGACCATATTGTTGGTGGCAAGTTTAAGCTAGGAAGAAAGATTGGCAGTGGATCTTTTGGAGAGCTTTATCTGGGTATGCTTGATTTAAGTCCTTTTGCTTGTTTACGTTTGATCACTTCATTCTTTTGATGGTATTAGTTCAGCTACAGCCTGCAGTATTGTACTATTTATGTTTCTTTCGTGGTAATTTATTAACTTGAATTTTCAGGTGTAAATGTGCAAACGGGAGAAGAGGTTGCTGTTAAGCTGGTATGTGATATGTTTTCTATTAAAATGATTCATGGATTCTGATTTGAATTTTAGAGGAATGATAATTTGTTAATAAGTAATCTTTTGGCTCTTTGCATGTTTATGATATGATGGGCAGGGTTTGAAGATTCtgcttttcatttattttttggttataATCACATTTATCCATAATTCCTTCCTTTTGTGGTGGTGCTccatcttttctttaaaagaaacgaacaaaataaaagataattatgtTTCATTCTAAGGTTTTTGTGAGTAATTATGTAAGTATCAAAGTGCTTAGGCTGTCCACTCTTAATTTCTGTTAATGAGCATTGATGAATTTAAAGCcatgtctttttcttttgtccaGAAAGAAGCATGTTTACATTTAAGAATTTCATGGAATATGTGCAGCTCATCTTCTTTGTggtgtttatatatatatatatatacacacacacacacacacagagGGAGAGAGCTTGCATATTTTTATCCCATGCTCCTGTATGCAAATTCCTGACCTTTTCTGTTCCAAATCTCAGGAATCTGTGAAGACTAAGCACCCACAGCTTCACTATGAGTCGAAGTTGTATATGCTTCTTCAAGGAGGAAGTAAGCCCCAGCtccctattctttttctctcaaatAAGTACACTATGTTTGAGGAGAGGATGGCAACTTATGGCAGAATATTATGATTTGGTTTAGATGGGCTTTTCCTCATTCCATAATTTCTAAATCCATTTTAAGATTCCCTGTTACTTGATTATTCTTTAGAAACCTCCTTTAGGAAATCTAAAAGAGAAATGGTCTGGAAGCATAATTTTTTCTCACTAATATTTCATATGATTTTCCTCTGATGAAGCTGGAATTCCACATCTCAAATGGTTCGGAGTTGAGGCTGACTACAATGTCATGGTTATCGACCTTCTTGGACCGAGTTTGGAAGATCTATTCAACTATTGCAACAGGAAATTTACACTGAAAACAGTATTGATGCTTGCAGATCAACTTGTAAGTACACATGATTGCTTTCTGATTTCTATTACAGCGTGTTCCTAAGCTGTAAAAGTAATacttctcttttgtttttgtctTCAGATTAATAGAGTTGAATATATGCATTCTAGAGGTTTCCTTCATCGTGATATAAAGCCCGACAACTTTTTGATGGGCCTAGGCCGCAAAGCAAATCAGGTATTTGTTGATAATTATTCTTAGACTACAGTAGTTTATTGGTTATAACTTGCAATTAGAGGTATAGTTATTACAGGTGGGACTTGTTCCTGATTGACATTTGTTTGAATCGTTCTCTCAGGTATATGTCATTGATTTTGGCCTTGCAAAGAAGTATAGGGATCTTCAGACTCACAAACACATCCCATACAGGTAAATTTACTATCTTTATACAGTAAACACTATGGCGTACAATTTTATGGGTACTTCAAATGTTAGTGAAGCCAATACGTAGGCTATAAGAAGCATAAGGTAGACCAGTAGCATTTTTTTTAGCCATAAGATTTATCCAGTCTGAGGAAGACGTAGGAAATTTAGTTGGGTATGTTGAGCGTTTCTCCTTTCTTGCAGATTAGGAAAAGAGATGAACTCTTTAGCAGTGCCTTGTGAATGTTGCATTTGCTTTTGTTTGCATTAAAAGCTGTGCTCTGAGTTAAATTCAGATGAAGCTAGAACGGGATAGCAGTGACCTATATTATATGGCTGAACTATTTCCACAGCTGCTCTTATCAAACGCACAGCCTTATTATTTGGATAGACTGATTTAACCTTATTCATTTTATTCCCTTTCAGAATACTGATGGTTGCCTTCTCAAATTAAGATCATATTTACCTAATAGTTTAATGAGCAAATTGCCATAACCACTTGGTTTTTGATGAAATTCACACTTACATCCCTTCTTTGTCAAAACTGAATGAAATttgtttttaacttttaaaaaagatgTAAATTCTAGACCTcaaattacattttagttCCTCGCTTTTAAAGCGAACTCATATTTTTTAGTTCATTACATTTTGTATAAAACAACACTTTAATCCTTCCACGGCTGAACTTTTAGGGACCATTAGGCTGTTATTTTACAAAACTTAAGGCCAAAGTGCTATTCAGATTTCAGAGTGAAAATTTGGGACTAAAATACATCTTATTTTGATGGAGGAGCTAAAGTGTATTGAAAGTAAGAAGTGAATGATGATTTCATTCAATTTTCAAACAAGAGGGATGTAAGTGCTAATTATCGCAAAAGTCAGGCTACTTTTAGTAGCTTGCTCTGTTTTAAAACCTAAACTATGGCAGACATCTTATTGTATCGGTCATCTTCCCCCGCTTGTCTCAGGCATGAGCTGACTATTTTCCTCCTAATTTCTTGTGTTCCTTTTCTGTATTCGCATTTTCCCCAAAGTTTTCTGCCAGCATCATTATTCTATGTTTTTGTCATGTGAAGTTCACAAAGGTTTTTGTTGCAGAGAAAACAAGAACCTCACCGGCACAGCTCGCTATGCAAGTGTCAATACTCACCTTGGAGTTGGTCAGTGATGCTACTTGTGATGATGACTTTCCAACTACTCACAGgaaattaagtatatattcTTACATTAATTATGCATTATATAATGGGATTGATCTTATTTCCTTTGCAGAACAAAGCAGACGGGATGATTTGGAGTCTCTTGGTTATGTTCTTATGTATTTTCTAAGAGGAAGGTATGATATATAGTAGTCACACACTAAATTCAATTCTGTACTTGTCTTTTATGGGCTGAGCATTTGTATTTGATGCTAAATAGTTCTTACTGCAATTTTTCCTAATTCATTTTATACACTTCCTTTGCTTCAGTCTTCCCTGGCAAGGATTAAAGGCTGGCacaaaaaagcaaaaatatgATAAGATCAGTGAAAAGAAAGTTTCAACTCCTATAGAGGTATGATAATATTCTATCTCTGCACATAGTAATTAGCACAAACTCTTAGAGGCCTTCAAGgagggaaaaaaaagaaagaaacttgaTTAAATCCTAGATCCAGAGTGCAATGCCCTTGTTTAACAGTTACCAAGAGTGACAAACCAATGGTCTAGTAATTAGACAAATAGAGGCTTGAATACCTGTCAATGTCTGTATCCAGACTTGGCTGGATGCTTCTAGCAAACATGGAATGACACAGAccaaattcttaattattgtGTTCCCTGCTGAACTGATGTGGGGGCTAATCCTGGCTCTATGGCTTGGCCTAACATTGTGGGAGTTCAGAACAGGATTGTaccttttcttcctttctttcttctgaTCAGCCcgttatcttttctttctgtttaCATTTCTGgctgaataataaaaatgtatatatgtaACAGGTTCTTTGTAAATCATACCCATCTGAGTTTGTATCATATTTCCACTATTGTCGAGCATTGCGGTTTGAAGACAAACCAGACTATTCCTATTTGAAGAGGCTGTTTCGAGATTTATTTATTCGAGAAGGTATTAGCGGGGATGATTATCTTCTTTGAGTTcttaagatattttatatctaaCATTACTGGCAGTTGCTTCTGGCACTTCATTTTTCTGGTTTTATTAAATAGTTAACTGAGTAGATGTTAAATTAGGCTTTTGGTTTTTGGCGATATCTCTGCTGCAGGTTATCAGTTTGACTATGTTTTTGACTGGACGGTTTTGAAGTACCCTCAAATCAGTTCCAGCTCTAGAGGAAGGGTGAGTGCTGGTGAACTGGTAGGAATAGGTTTCTACCCCTCCACAAAGTGTTACTTATTCTACTCTTTGGCTCTTTTCAGCATTCCAATGCGAAACCAGGCAATCCAGGACCATCCGCAGAAAGACCCACAGAAAAGGTCTCAGGTATTGCTTTAAACAGACTTGATTTCAAATCTAGCATCTGATgtttggaactttgaataattaaaaattcttcATTATGTCAATACTAGGTTTGAAATGTGTAGAAAGATGACCTTTActtgatttattttcatattacatTAATGGCTAGAATTTTTGGAATATTACTATACAACTTTTTGCTTTTCTGTACCATAGTACCATGGCACGCAAAATACTCAAATTTTCTAGTGCAACTTATTTGTCTTTTTCCTCACAAGTTCCTCACTGGTTAATGCCTGCTGTACATATTTTCATCCAGTTGGGAAAGAGATTCGAGATAGATTGTCAGGTGCAGTTGAAGCATTTTCTACAAGAAAGATTGCTAGTTCTAGTCCACATGACAGTTTCAGAAACAAGTCTTCTGATAATGTAAGCTCATTCGAATGGGgttaatttcaattttgaaCTTTTTATGGTGATAGGCAGGTTGGTCTCTTTAGTTATTTTTGCGAATAAGGTTCTCTGAAAATTTGTCACCGCCTATTGCTTTTCTACCATATGGAGTGTAAATTGATATTAACATTCTCGTGGAAGTACATGGAAAAGTCGCCACTTAATATGATTGAATAGGTAGCCTGTAGTCTTCTTGTTTATACTAGTCAGCTTCAAAACctaatctttttaataattttgttgatttttacACCCAAGAAACTGTTATACATCAAGATAAAAGGTTTTTCAGTTTCTTGCTTGTACatttttttgtcatattatttaaacatcatatgttttatatgttttattaaatattatactgGATCTTGAATACTATTAGTTAGTATTTTAGGAGGAAATAACAACAGATATGGTAACTGCTGTGTTTAGATTACCATTGTTAATGACAATTTTTCACATATTTATACAAGTTAAGAACAAGGTATaacttctatttttaaaattggagCAAATTTGGGATGTGTGCAGGGTAGCCTAAACCCATTCCTATGCCCTAGCTTCACTACTTATGGCAGGCAGAATAGATCTGACTGGCCGTGGTAGAATAGccttctctattttttaattggtCAAATTGAAGCACACTTAGCTGGCAATTCTTTTGGTCTCAATTGCTCATTTGGTTCTTTTCCCGTAGCATGGTTTATTCTTTTTAGTTCTGTGCTCTAATATTTAAGTTTAGCAGTAATAATGCATTAAAGTTTGGCTGTTTCTCTTGCGAAATTTTTACCAAGGATCTGTTTTGGCTAGCACATGCAGCAACCTGAGCCCGAGAAAGGGCGCAGCTCATCTCGATATGGCAGCAACACTAGAAAAGCAGTAATCTCAAGCAGTAGGCCAAGCTCTTCTGGTGAACCCAGTGAAGGTCGGTCTAGCAGGTTACTCTCAGGCAGTGGCCGTCTGACCTCTTCACATAGAATCCAACCAGGTTATGAGCCCAAATCGTCTCATACGACTGCTCGTGCTGTGGCTTCTAAAGGGTCTCGTGAGGACACTTTCCGCAGCTTTGAGCTTCTCTCAATCAGGAAGTGATGAGAGTTTGATGTCAGTGAGAAGATACCATACATGCTTAAGCATCACATTGCATTGCATagataaaaatactttttccATGTCAAGCAAGCTATGGAATTTATTATCTTGCCATTGTATATGGAATTTCACTTGATGACTGCCATCTCTTGGACAGTATTTCACATCTTTAAGAACAACATTACCTATCTTGTTTCTGCTTCCTGCCCTTTATGTTCTCTCAAGAGTGTCTCGACTGTTGTAACGTGTTCTGGAAACATTGAAGAAGAGAATTATGTAAGGACCtttttgttctcttatatCGAACTTTATTGTCATTACCTCAGTTTCTTGTACGTTTACTCTCCTTCGGTTGTGTCCTGTTCTTATTACAGATACCCACGTggaaataatgaaaaaaggaaaggaaaattagaattttttatatttttctttaatttattggaAAGCTAATGGGTTGTCGGTGATACAACATAACACAACATAGTAGACATCTTCTTATGGTGactaaatagaaataaatactggggataaatatatgaaattactttgtggttttattatttaataatttttagtatatagtttcttttttaaatgagAAGAGGTATATGctaataaattctaataaaaaagaaagtatttcaccgaatcaatcaataaaaatttagtcattttgaatttaattagctgttattatcatattttttgtgtttgataatatgagttAGAACTTAACAACTCAAGACGTCATTATTTGACTGTTAAATCGATATTATCATATCAATGActtcttaaattataatttaacagtcaaatattagaattatgaATTGTTGAGCTCCAAActcatattttcaaatataaacaaGATGATAATGGTAGCCGATTAGTGTAAAGgtagttaaatttttataaatcgaaatttttttaacagcgaaatatctttttatttttcacaatTTGTAGCCACATATATTTTGTctggaaagaaatcacatatTCAAAATTGtcaaataataaactaaataatacttttatgGCACTTTTCTATACTTGTCCCTAAATATTATCTGGTAAAttaactttcatttttaatacaaCTGGTAAGAAGAGATTGGTCGGACCACCATTGCAGCAGGAAACCTAATTGCAGCAGGAAACCTAATAATAATCCTATGGCAAAATTTAATACAGTgattattttttgttgttttttgatttttttggatatttactaaaaaacaaataaagaaaaactaaaaaataactatagcTGTGTTtttggaaaaagaattaaaaaaccgtatttttaatattttcacacaataataatgaaaataatttacaccatatcttttataaaaaaaaataaaaaaatatgaatatttttattattttttcttaaaaatttagaatataagAGAAGCAGAACCCATCActttttagctttttcttttcaatttatttttctttttctagagcaaattgttttcttgtaattttatattagtttaaactttttgtttttatatttataaataataaattaatgggcggttttaatcattattatattgttactagtcataatttaattgatgATACTTTTTCATAATTACAGTTATACTttgtcataattatttaattttatttattttttcatttgacgtataattttgtataatataccaattatataaatttatataagaatcatattacttttatttatttcaactaaatttataaatatatactaaacaTATCGTAATTACTAAAACtctgaattttaattatttataccGAACACGAagctattattttatctatataattgttattttctgAGTTCTTAATGGGGCTCACATTTGtcatcaaataattttatcaaatacaaatataattatcaatcaGATATCAACTACAACGATTAACAACAATTTAGCCAAACaatgtgttatttttttaaaaatcttttctttttcccttatAGTAATTAGATTTTGAGTTAccaaaatatttaatcttctttaaataaataaaattgtatgaaatttgatttttttttccaaatataattattgttgaTGTATGTTGAGATTGTTATTGTTAGCGGTTGTTGTTGCAAGGAGGGGCGGCTTTGTTGCAGATAGCCTGGTTAAAAATGGTGAAGTTAATGGTGACTGTTGAAGGTGTAGTTATTATTGGTGACGTGGCTATTGTTTAATattatcacaaaaataattcgTTATTTAttgactttaattttaaagtgatttttattatatttatgttctTTACATGGAAAGTGGAATGCTGAATGAATCAAAAGTATCACAAAAATGGTGTAACtcactcttttattttattgtattttattttaattaagaaaggATCTAAATGAATCAAAAGTTCTTaagttttaaatgaaaataatccAACAAGGTTAAAAGGAATTTATTTAGCCCAAGTTCAGTTGCCAAATCGCACCTTACGGTTATCTTATTGCCATAAATATGGATCACCAAATTACATCTTTAACCACCCATAAAACGTTGATTTCCACTGATTCTTGGGTCAGTGGGACATTATGGCACAATATAGATCGATCCAATGAAATAGTATTTTCAGACGGAACCAGAATTACAAGCTAAGCGTCTggagaagaaaatatatacaGTATAAAACGCTTTGAAGAATCAACTCTGAACAGTACAATCAATACTTGGATTTTCAGTCATTTTTAAGGGTTCCTCAGAGCAGCCAACCTCTGCTCAAGCTCATCAATGCCCGAACTGcaacaagaaaaatatatgttcAGCTGCCTAAGCAACAAAAGAATTGGAATGCTGAATATTTCTTGCAGggcctttcttttttttaaaaataaataaagaagaatttaTCACTCTTAAATCCCACTTGGAAATGGTGCATGGTTAGGCTCCTCACTTCCAAGAACCAGTTCCAAACCCATATCCGGTCCTTGAATATGAAAGAGACTGTACAGACTTGGCTTCTATGCCAATGGTGAATATATTGTTTACTAAATCTAGGACAAGGTAAGAAAGAAGAATACCTGCTGACaccttctttgttctttcctGCAATTTTACCTTTTGGTGCTGTTGAC
The sequence above is drawn from the Ricinus communis isolate WT05 ecotype wild-type chromosome 7, ASM1957865v1, whole genome shotgun sequence genome and encodes:
- the LOC8279701 gene encoding casein kinase 1-like protein 10 isoform X3 — translated: MEKSKLDHIVGGKFKLGRKIGSGSFGELYLGVNVQTGEEVAVKLESVKTKHPQLHYESKLYMLLQGGTGIPHLKWFGVEADYNVMVIDLLGPSLEDLFNYCNRKFTLKTVLMLADQLINRVEYMHSRGFLHRDIKPDNFLMGLGRKANQVYVIDFGLAKKYRDLQTHKHIPYRENKNLTGTARYASVNTHLGVEQSRRDDLESLGYVLMYFLRGSLPWQGLKAGTKKQKYDKISEKKVSTPIEVLCKSYPSEFVSYFHYCRALRFEDKPDYSYLKRLFRDLFIREGYQFDYVFDWTVLKYPQISSSSRGRHSNAKPGNPGPSAERPTEKVSVGKEIRDRLSGAVEAFSTRKIASSSPHDSFRNKSSDNDLFWLAHAAT
- the LOC8279701 gene encoding casein kinase 1-like protein 7 isoform X1, with the protein product MEKSKLDHIVGGKFKLGRKIGSGSFGELYLGVNVQTGEEVAVKLESVKTKHPQLHYESKLYMLLQGGTGIPHLKWFGVEADYNVMVIDLLGPSLEDLFNYCNRKFTLKTVLMLADQLINRVEYMHSRGFLHRDIKPDNFLMGLGRKANQVYVIDFGLAKKYRDLQTHKHIPYRENKNLTGTARYASVNTHLGVEQSRRDDLESLGYVLMYFLRGSLPWQGLKAGTKKQKYDKISEKKVSTPIEVLCKSYPSEFVSYFHYCRALRFEDKPDYSYLKRLFRDLFIREGYQFDYVFDWTVLKYPQISSSSRGRHSNAKPGNPGPSAERPTEKVSVGKEIRDRLSGAVEAFSTRKIASSSPHDSFRNKSSDNHMQQPEPEKGRSSSRYGSNTRKAVISSSRPSSSGEPSEGRSSRLLSGSGRLTSSHRIQPGYEPKSSHTTARAVASKGSREDTFRSFELLSIRK
- the LOC8279701 gene encoding casein kinase 1-like protein 7 isoform X2, with translation MEKSKLDHIVGGKFKLGRKIGSGSFGELYLGVNVQTGEEVAVKLESVKTKHPQLHYESKLYMLLQGGTGIPHLKWFGVEADYNVMVIDLLGPSLEDLFNYCNRKFTLKTVLMLADQLINRVEYMHSRGFLHRDIKPDNFLMGLGRKANQVYVIDFGLAKKYRDLQTHKHIPYRENKNLTGTARYASVNTHLGVEQSRRDDLESLGYVLMYFLRGSLPWQGLKAGTKKQKYDKISEKKVSTPIEVLCKSYPSEFVSYFHYCRALRFEDKPDYSYLKRLFRDLFIREGYQFDYVFDWTVLKYPQISSSSRGRHSNAKPGNPGPSAERPTEKVSVGKEIRDRLSGAVEAFSTRKIASSSPHDSFRNKSSDNQPEPEKGRSSSRYGSNTRKAVISSSRPSSSGEPSEGRSSRLLSGSGRLTSSHRIQPGYEPKSSHTTARAVASKGSREDTFRSFELLSIRK